In a genomic window of Lycium ferocissimum isolate CSIRO_LF1 chromosome 9, AGI_CSIRO_Lferr_CH_V1, whole genome shotgun sequence:
- the LOC132031615 gene encoding serine/threonine-protein phosphatase 7 long form homolog: protein MRKAKDVCGFIFLLQVWAWERIIPMQPPPRALQPHVALARKWTHRKASENKARVVLPICRDVLDNLTDGQFVWLPYSEAIINGLPEWCRHGLGIWMAQVPLICGIYREWHMVDRVLRQFGRKQHIPGPCVEIDPFHYKRDKRYAITVEDQQNFIRKDFFWENRRQRVIRAEYETQDPESLSEYFCWYRRHSRTFIGNPAHNVDRGYQHMAGRHEALALGHQESYRLAHETIQDPTMFNEMKELTEKFSHINTESIAAASLGTMLSFAPNYTPPTKYVEPPTVQIPRRQRPNVRDTEVHGRGRKQC, encoded by the exons gttTGGGCTTGGGAGCGAATTATACCGATGCAACCACCACCCAGGGCCCTTCAGCCACACGTAGCTCTTGCACGAAAGTGGACTCATCGTAAAGCTAGTGAAAATAAGGCACGTGTTGTGCTACCCATATGTAGGGATGTATTGGACAACCTAACAGATGGTCag TTTGTGTGGCTGCCTTATTCAGAGGCTATCATTAATGGACTCCCTGAGTGGTGTCGGCATGGCCTAGGTATTTGGATGGCGCAGGTTCCCCTTATTTGTGGAATCTATCGAGAGTGGCACATGGTAGACCGCGTTCTCAGACAGTTTGGTAGGAAGCAACATATTCCGGGACCATGTGTTGAGATTGATCCTTTTCATTACAAACGTGACAAGCGGTATGCTATAACAGTGGAGGATCAACAAAATTTTATACGAAAGgactttttttgggaaaatcgtCGACAAAGGGTAATTCGGGCCGAGTATGAAACTCAAGACCCAGAGTCATTATCAGAGTATTTTTGTTGGTATCGACGTCACTCGCGCACTTTCATAGGAAATCCTGCGCATAATGTGGATAGAGGATACCAACACATGGCAGGCAGGCATGAGGCACTG gctttaGGACATCAAGAATCGTACAGGTTGGCTCATGAGACTATCCAAGATCCAACCATGTTTAATGAAATGAAGGAATTAACAGAGAAGTTTAGCCACATTAATACAGAGTCCATTGCTGCTGCCTCTCTGGGGACGATGCTGAGTTTCGCTCCAAATTATACACCACCGACGAAGTATGTTGAGCCGCCTACTGTGCAAATTCCTCGTCGTCAACGTCCTAATGTGCGAGACACAGAAGTGCATGGTAGAGGACGTAAGCAGTGCTAA